Proteins encoded in a region of the Streptomyces sp. PCS3-D2 genome:
- a CDS encoding chaplin, with protein MSRIAKAFAITAVTGSAVVAGAGLAVADAGAHGAAVGSPGVLSGNLLQVPVHVPVNVCGNTVNVIGLLNPAFGNTCVNASGGGNHHTAGYGH; from the coding sequence ATGTCGCGTATCGCGAAGGCATTCGCCATCACCGCTGTCACCGGTAGCGCCGTGGTCGCCGGTGCGGGCCTGGCTGTCGCCGATGCCGGAGCGCACGGTGCGGCGGTCGGCTCCCCCGGTGTCCTGTCGGGCAACCTGCTCCAGGTCCCGGTGCACGTCCCGGTCAACGTCTGCGGCAACACGGTGAACGTGATCGGCCTGCTGAACCCCGCGTTCGGCAACACCTGCGTCAACGCGTCGGGCGGCGGCAACCACCACACCGCCGGCTACGGCCACTGA
- a CDS encoding carboxylesterase/lipase family protein translates to MSAEGVAAGVGRPRVRTVAGVIEGRTGADGISAFLGIPYAAPPVGPLRLAPPAPPAAWDGVREAAAFGPTAPKVPYPPTFAALLPDPEIPGDGCLTVNVWTPEPAPGAGLPVMVWIHGGAHTRGSSAVPVYDGSAFARDGVVLVSFNFRLGVLGYGLFPDAPANRGLLDQIAALEWVRDNVAAFGGDPARVTLFGESAGAISIGALLAAPRAAGLFHRAALQSGAPEALPRPRVRAMVRRMASLLKVEATAAAFTAASLADLMAAQAAVLRRSGPLLGGPAFGLVVDPETLPADPLDALTAGTDPASGAVPLLFGWTTEEYRLWLAPTGGMRLLDRMGPLAVALARTRTGKDRAAVAALRAALPGAGPAELAGQLFTDRLLRDPLRRLAGARRAAPSFLYEFAWCSGVPGLGACHALELGFVFDTLSVPEAAWLAGRAAPQELADEMHGAWVRFATTGDPGWAPWNGDGPPKVFGGPEHERTQAPRATRPVLP, encoded by the coding sequence ATGAGTGCAGAGGGCGTCGCCGCCGGCGTCGGCCGGCCGCGGGTCAGGACCGTGGCCGGCGTGATCGAGGGCCGTACCGGGGCCGACGGCATCTCCGCCTTCCTCGGCATCCCCTACGCGGCACCGCCCGTCGGCCCCCTCCGCCTCGCGCCGCCCGCTCCGCCGGCCGCCTGGGACGGCGTGCGCGAGGCCGCCGCCTTCGGGCCGACCGCACCGAAAGTGCCCTACCCGCCCACGTTCGCGGCCCTGCTGCCGGACCCGGAGATCCCCGGCGACGGGTGCCTGACCGTGAACGTGTGGACCCCCGAGCCGGCTCCCGGAGCCGGCCTGCCGGTCATGGTGTGGATCCACGGCGGGGCGCACACCCGCGGCTCCTCGGCCGTGCCCGTCTACGACGGCTCCGCCTTCGCGCGCGACGGCGTCGTGCTGGTCTCCTTCAACTTCCGCCTCGGCGTCCTCGGCTACGGCCTCTTCCCCGACGCACCCGCCAACCGCGGCCTGCTCGATCAGATCGCCGCCCTCGAATGGGTCCGCGACAACGTCGCGGCCTTCGGTGGAGACCCGGCCCGCGTCACCCTCTTCGGCGAATCCGCCGGAGCGATCAGCATCGGCGCCCTCCTGGCCGCCCCGCGCGCGGCCGGCCTCTTCCACCGGGCGGCTCTGCAGAGCGGGGCCCCCGAGGCCCTGCCGCGCCCCAGGGTGCGCGCCATGGTCCGGCGGATGGCATCGCTGCTCAAGGTGGAGGCCACCGCAGCCGCGTTCACCGCCGCCTCCCTGGCCGACCTGATGGCCGCCCAGGCGGCCGTCCTGCGCCGATCGGGCCCCCTCCTCGGCGGGCCCGCCTTCGGCCTGGTCGTCGATCCGGAGACGCTGCCCGCGGACCCCCTCGACGCCCTCACAGCCGGTACCGACCCGGCCTCCGGCGCCGTTCCGCTGCTGTTCGGATGGACGACCGAGGAGTACCGGCTCTGGCTCGCCCCGACCGGCGGAATGCGCCTGCTGGACCGGATGGGGCCGCTCGCCGTCGCACTGGCCCGTACCCGGACCGGCAAGGACCGGGCCGCCGTGGCGGCGCTGCGCGCCGCGCTGCCCGGAGCGGGCCCCGCCGAGCTCGCCGGACAGTTGTTCACCGATCGGCTGCTGCGCGATCCGCTGCGCAGGCTCGCGGGGGCCCGGCGGGCGGCGCCCAGCTTCCTGTACGAGTTCGCCTGGTGCTCGGGCGTCCCCGGGCTCGGCGCCTGCCACGCACTGGAGCTGGGATTCGTGTTCGACACCCTGTCCGTGCCGGAGGCCGCCTGGCTGGCCGGGAGGGCCGCCCCGCAGGAACTGGCCGACGAGATGCACGGGGCGTGGGTGCGGTTCGCCACGACGGGCGACCCGGGCTGGGCGCCCTGGAACGGCGACGGCCCGCCGAAGGTGTTCGGCGGGCCGGAGCACGAACGGACGCAGGCGCCGAGGGCTACTCGACCGGTCCTTCCATGA
- a CDS encoding acyl-CoA dehydrogenase family protein — protein MTAPAAPATPADLLYSEAEEELRATVRSLLADRCHATAVLAGAETGRPHDPALWHTLAVEIGTAGLLVPEKLGGLGAGHREAAVVLEELGRAVAPVPYLTSAVLATEILLACDTAEAAPLLAELACGRTVCAPAVPLTLAPGGRLPTPVRDAGGGILTGRVTAVADAVAADVLLVLADTGLYAVPAGAATVNPVVALDLTRPLATVTLEAAPGTRLADPATARAAVAGALLCTAGLLASEQVGLAEWCLTETVRHVRGRYQFNRPVGSFQALKHRLARLWLDVASARAAARAAADALATAAPDAPLTVAVAQAYCSGVAVRAAEECVQLHGGIGMTWEHPAHLYLKRAKADSLALGTAGHHRGLVADFAELPA, from the coding sequence ATGACGGCACCGGCAGCTCCCGCGACCCCGGCCGACCTCCTGTACTCCGAGGCCGAGGAGGAACTGCGCGCCACCGTACGCTCGCTCCTCGCCGACCGTTGCCACGCCACGGCGGTCCTCGCCGGGGCCGAGACGGGGCGGCCGCACGACCCGGCCCTGTGGCACACCCTGGCCGTCGAGATCGGCACGGCGGGGCTCCTCGTACCCGAGAAGCTCGGCGGGCTGGGTGCGGGGCACCGGGAGGCGGCCGTGGTGCTGGAAGAGCTGGGCCGGGCCGTGGCGCCCGTCCCGTATCTCACCAGTGCCGTGCTCGCCACGGAGATCCTCCTCGCCTGTGACACCGCCGAAGCCGCCCCGCTGTTGGCGGAACTGGCCTGCGGACGCACCGTCTGTGCCCCGGCCGTGCCGCTGACCCTCGCCCCCGGCGGCCGTCTGCCGACCCCCGTACGGGACGCCGGCGGGGGGATCCTGACCGGCAGGGTCACCGCCGTGGCGGACGCGGTGGCCGCCGACGTCCTGCTGGTCCTGGCCGACACCGGGCTGTACGCGGTCCCGGCCGGGGCCGCCACCGTGAACCCTGTGGTCGCGCTGGACCTGACCCGCCCGCTCGCCACCGTCACCCTGGAAGCGGCTCCGGGCACCCGCCTCGCGGACCCCGCGACAGCCCGGGCGGCCGTCGCCGGAGCGCTGCTCTGCACGGCGGGGCTGCTCGCCTCCGAGCAGGTCGGGCTGGCCGAATGGTGCCTGACCGAGACCGTCCGGCACGTCAGGGGGCGCTACCAGTTCAACCGGCCCGTCGGCTCCTTCCAGGCCCTCAAGCACCGCCTGGCGCGGCTCTGGCTGGACGTGGCCTCCGCCCGTGCGGCGGCCAGGGCTGCAGCCGACGCCCTCGCCACCGCTGCCCCGGACGCGCCCCTCACGGTGGCCGTCGCCCAGGCCTACTGCTCCGGGGTGGCCGTCCGCGCCGCGGAGGAATGCGTCCAGCTCCACGGAGGCATCGGCATGACGTGGGAGCACCCGGCCCACCTGTACCTCAAGCGGGCCAAGGCCGACTCCCTGGCCCTCGGTACGGCCGGTCACCACCGGGGCCTGGTGGCCGACTTCGCGGAACTCCCCGCGTAG
- a CDS encoding tyrosinase family oxidase copper chaperone, whose protein sequence is MSAATAAAPLTRRALLRTAFTAAVLAGTGAALAPVLRARRPRQTLTPAPLAEEETYRGRHIAVDVAGVRIDGRPLHVMRRADGSYLSGINHFQSYPTPLELARAAVDELGTNQLAFAAPHHG, encoded by the coding sequence ATGTCCGCAGCAACCGCCGCCGCACCACTGACCCGACGCGCGCTTCTGCGTACGGCGTTCACCGCGGCCGTGCTGGCCGGGACGGGCGCGGCCTTGGCCCCCGTACTGCGGGCCCGCCGGCCCCGGCAGACCCTCACGCCGGCACCGCTCGCCGAGGAGGAGACCTACCGCGGCCGGCACATCGCCGTGGACGTCGCCGGGGTACGCATCGACGGCCGCCCGCTGCACGTCATGCGGCGGGCCGACGGCAGCTACCTGAGCGGCATCAACCACTTCCAGTCCTATCCGACCCCACTGGAACTGGCCCGTGCCGCGGTCGACGAACTGGGCACGAACCAGTTGGCGTTCGCAGCCCCGCACCACGGCTGA
- a CDS encoding alpha/beta hydrolase-fold protein, with translation MSYAPEGQQHQPYRPEGRSQQPTHGEPYGRPYGQQPPYGEQYGAPPSPYGQQPPGPWEPEQPERPRRRGRRWLIAGASVLALAGIAAGVMAYYEIPPFTDKGSAVSFGPDGGAKGSGQGGTGAQQPANSKMLMPTGPAAEFKNSMTLADGTHVAVTTLDGKKSGFKGKVWVWAPKEYNDPKFAKSGFPVMIALPGGAGYPNNYWMGTDLGLQTSISKWYAEGKSKPFLLAMPVLNPGPDDKGVYWDGSDIPGQPKMGTWLTEDVPDLMKANFRTVKSRDGWAFMGSSTGGFAGLKAVLKHPDKFKAVIASGPDIVPDSSLWKGHDKEKAENNPELLAKQLIDTKGPDVYIAFQVGDSESNKKTLPDVQKFVDTFGNKGPVHTSLRVIPGGKHNAKTYVPNMAEGPIQYISKVMEGPVE, from the coding sequence ATGTCGTACGCACCCGAGGGGCAGCAGCACCAGCCTTACCGGCCGGAGGGGCGGAGCCAGCAGCCGACCCACGGCGAGCCGTACGGCCGGCCGTACGGGCAGCAGCCTCCCTACGGGGAGCAGTACGGCGCACCGCCCTCACCGTACGGACAGCAGCCCCCGGGCCCGTGGGAGCCGGAGCAGCCCGAGCGCCCGCGCCGCAGGGGCCGGCGCTGGCTGATCGCCGGAGCCTCGGTCCTCGCGCTCGCGGGCATAGCCGCCGGCGTCATGGCCTACTACGAGATACCCCCCTTCACCGACAAGGGATCCGCGGTGTCCTTCGGGCCGGACGGCGGCGCCAAGGGCTCCGGCCAGGGCGGTACGGGAGCCCAGCAGCCGGCGAACTCCAAGATGCTCATGCCGACCGGGCCGGCGGCCGAGTTCAAGAACTCGATGACGCTGGCCGACGGCACGCACGTGGCCGTGACGACCCTGGACGGCAAGAAGTCCGGCTTCAAGGGCAAGGTCTGGGTCTGGGCCCCCAAGGAGTACAACGACCCGAAGTTCGCCAAGAGCGGCTTCCCGGTCATGATCGCGCTCCCGGGCGGCGCCGGTTATCCCAACAACTACTGGATGGGCACCGACCTCGGCCTCCAGACGAGCATCAGCAAGTGGTACGCGGAGGGGAAGAGCAAGCCCTTCCTGCTGGCCATGCCGGTGCTCAACCCCGGGCCGGACGACAAGGGCGTCTACTGGGACGGCTCCGACATCCCCGGCCAGCCGAAGATGGGCACCTGGCTGACCGAGGACGTCCCGGACCTGATGAAGGCGAACTTCCGCACGGTGAAGTCCCGAGACGGCTGGGCCTTCATGGGCTCTTCCACCGGCGGGTTCGCGGGCCTGAAGGCGGTGCTGAAGCACCCGGACAAGTTCAAGGCCGTGATCGCCTCCGGCCCGGACATCGTCCCGGACTCCTCCCTGTGGAAGGGCCACGACAAGGAGAAGGCCGAGAACAACCCGGAGCTCCTGGCCAAGCAGCTGATCGACACCAAGGGCCCGGACGTCTACATCGCCTTCCAGGTCGGCGACAGCGAGAGCAACAAGAAGACCCTGCCGGACGTACAGAAGTTCGTCGACACCTTCGGGAACAAGGGGCCCGTGCACACCAGCCTGCGCGTGATCCCGGGCGGCAAGCACAACGCCAAGACCTACGTCCCGAACATGGCCGAGGGGCCGATCCAGTACATCAGCAAGGTCATGGAAGGACCGGTCGAGTAG
- a CDS encoding tyrosinase family protein has product MHVRQNQKNLTSAQKKRFTAAVLELKRSGAYDALVRTHDTYFVPDRDRKLRVGHMSPSFFPWHRLYLLEFEKQLRQIDPGVSVPYWDWTTDTSPVSSLWADDFLGGTGRSTDRKVMTGPFAYDKGNWTVTVGITESAFLTRNLGRPQNPIALPTPAELQWAMDDPVYDVAPWDSTATAGGFRNKLEGWAAPKRERWRNHNKVHQWIGGHMTGGTAPNDPVFWLHHAFVDLIWDRWQHKHPSSGYLPAAPLPLGDLQRGRVIALDEPMPPWNVTPREALDHQGLYRYE; this is encoded by the coding sequence TTGCACGTCCGGCAGAACCAGAAGAACCTCACCAGCGCCCAGAAGAAGCGGTTCACCGCGGCGGTGCTGGAGCTGAAGCGCAGCGGCGCCTACGACGCCCTGGTGCGCACCCATGACACGTACTTCGTGCCCGACCGCGACCGCAAGCTGCGCGTCGGGCACATGTCCCCGTCCTTCTTCCCCTGGCACCGGCTCTATCTGCTGGAGTTCGAGAAGCAGTTGCGGCAGATCGACCCGGGGGTGTCCGTCCCGTACTGGGACTGGACCACCGACACCAGCCCGGTCTCCTCGCTCTGGGCGGACGACTTCCTCGGCGGCACCGGCCGTTCGACCGATCGCAAGGTGATGACCGGCCCGTTCGCCTACGACAAGGGCAACTGGACGGTGACCGTGGGCATCACCGAGTCCGCGTTCCTCACCCGCAACCTGGGCAGGCCGCAGAATCCGATCGCCCTGCCCACCCCGGCCGAACTCCAGTGGGCGATGGACGACCCGGTCTACGACGTCGCGCCCTGGGACTCCACCGCCACCGCGGGGGGTTTCCGCAACAAGCTGGAGGGCTGGGCCGCACCGAAGCGGGAGCGCTGGCGCAACCACAACAAGGTCCACCAGTGGATCGGCGGCCACATGACGGGCGGCACGGCGCCCAACGACCCGGTGTTCTGGCTGCACCACGCCTTCGTGGACCTGATCTGGGACCGCTGGCAGCACAAGCACCCGAGCTCGGGCTACCTGCCCGCGGCACCCCTGCCGCTCGGCGACCTCCAGCGCGGCCGGGTGATCGCCCTCGACGAGCCGATGCCCCCGTGGAACGTCACCCCGCGCGAGGCCCTCGACCACCAGGGCCTGTACCGCTACGAATGA
- a CDS encoding GNAT family N-acetyltransferase codes for MPVPVHLAGRTVRLEPLAPHHTEALAVAGAEDRTTYAFTPVPHGVQASHEYIDRALADQAAGRSLPFAIVRATDGRVVGSTRFLELDYWQGPLVWPAVPGVPFGDPATAIPDAAEIGNTWLSPTAQGTGINTEAKLLMLRHAFETWGVRRISLRADARNGRSRAAMERLGFTCEGVRRAHSRGLDGAVRSTAFYSILDEEWPAVRSIIELRLSAGAQRKRRRKALIPA; via the coding sequence GTGCCCGTACCCGTACACCTCGCGGGCCGCACCGTGCGGCTCGAGCCCCTCGCACCCCACCACACCGAGGCCCTGGCCGTGGCCGGTGCCGAGGATCGTACGACTTACGCCTTCACCCCCGTACCCCACGGGGTGCAGGCGTCACACGAGTACATCGACCGCGCGCTCGCCGATCAGGCCGCGGGTCGATCGCTCCCGTTCGCCATCGTCAGAGCCACTGACGGGCGCGTGGTCGGTTCGACCCGGTTCCTGGAACTCGACTACTGGCAGGGGCCCCTGGTGTGGCCCGCCGTGCCGGGCGTCCCGTTCGGCGATCCGGCGACGGCGATCCCCGATGCCGCCGAGATCGGCAACACCTGGCTGTCCCCGACCGCCCAGGGCACCGGCATCAACACCGAGGCGAAGCTGCTCATGCTCCGCCACGCCTTCGAGACCTGGGGGGTCCGGCGCATCTCGCTGCGCGCCGACGCGCGCAACGGCCGGTCCCGGGCCGCGATGGAGCGTCTCGGCTTCACCTGCGAGGGGGTCCGCCGGGCCCATTCGCGGGGGCTGGACGGCGCCGTCCGCAGCACCGCCTTCTACTCGATCCTCGACGAGGAGTGGCCGGCCGTACGGTCGATCATCGAGCTGAGGCTGTCGGCGGGGGCGCAGCGCAAGCGGCGTCGCAAGGCCCTGATCCCGGCCTAG
- a CDS encoding N-acetyltransferase — protein sequence MTAVITPLSATGLRTHRDELAALLLAVVRDGSSLGFLDDLDHGAAAAWWDSLLPAVEDGSLALWVSRTGAGGPVDGTVSWYRESKPNGRHRAELRKLMVHPDSRGRGTARALLAHAEAEAVRAGVLLLFLDTETGSGAEQVYRSAGWAQAGTIPDYAADPEGRLHPTTFFYKRLRGADR from the coding sequence ATGACCGCCGTGATCACCCCGCTGTCCGCGACCGGACTGCGCACCCACCGCGACGAACTCGCCGCCCTGCTGCTCGCCGTGGTGCGCGACGGCTCCTCACTGGGTTTCCTCGATGACCTCGACCACGGGGCCGCAGCCGCCTGGTGGGACTCCCTGCTGCCCGCCGTCGAGGACGGATCCCTCGCCCTGTGGGTCTCCCGCACCGGCGCCGGCGGTCCCGTCGACGGCACCGTCAGCTGGTACCGGGAGTCCAAGCCGAACGGTCGCCACCGCGCCGAGCTGCGCAAGCTCATGGTCCACCCGGACTCCCGCGGCCGGGGTACCGCCCGCGCCCTCCTCGCGCACGCCGAGGCCGAGGCGGTCCGGGCCGGGGTGCTGCTGCTGTTCCTGGACACCGAGACCGGCAGCGGCGCCGAGCAGGTCTACCGGTCCGCCGGCTGGGCACAGGCCGGCACCATCCCCGACTACGCCGCCGACCCGGAGGGCCGGCTGCACCCGACGACCTTCTTCTACAAGCGGCTCCGCGGCGCCGACCGGTGA